The stretch of DNA AATTACATTCTAAACAGTGCTTATAAAACTCAGGTAAAGCTGAATAACTTTCTCAGCCTTGTAAAAGTATTGTAGGAATGTCAAGTTAATTCCTTCTGTCCTATAAACCACTAGAGCAGatagagcaggcacaggcaaactcggccctccagatgttttgggactacaattcccatcatccctgaccactggtcctgttagctagggatgatgggagttgtagtcccaaaacatctggagggctgagtttgcctatgcctgagataGAGGATACGTGCCTTTTTTCTCAGTAGACTTGTTTGTCCCACATTCTTGTTTCATTTTGGGTCTTGCCTTTGAGACATGTTTGTAAATTTGCACTCTCagccagactccccccccccttttcacaaCTGATCTTTGTTTCCCCAACTATCTgttagtatataaataaaatatttttgggaaACTCTGAGCGAATGTTACTTTTTTCATGCAATAAATACTGCCATTTCATTTGGGAGTTTAGCAACATAGCATGCAAAGTGTAACTTTCCTTGTGCATGCCAAAACGTAACACCCTCTGGCTTTTCAACAGCATGTTTGATGTAGGTGGTCAGagagatgaaagaagaaaatggatCCAGTGTTTTAACGGTAAGTAATATATTCACATTATGTGTTCTAAGAGCATTTCCAGCCCCCTTATTTTATGTTGTTAAGTGTACATAATTTAGATTGAGCTAAGTTTGTAAACCTTCAGAAATCTTTACCATTTTGTCTGTATATCCTAGATTGCATTCATATAAATACCATCATAAAACATGTTTATTTACTGTGACAATGAATGCAACACGGTAAAAATCTTATTCTCTGGGTGTTCTCCTCTCCTCTAGATGTCACAGCTATTATCTTTGTTGTGGCCTGTAGCAGCTACAACATGGTCATAAGGGAAGACAACAACACAAACAGATTACGGGAGTCCCTGGACCTCTTCAAAAGTATCTGGAACAACAGGTAAAATTCCCATACGACAGAGCAActatattgggaggggggaagagtatGTACCATTTCTAGCTCTCCATAACTCTGCTGCCACTAGGCAAGCACTGGCACACTGGGCTGGGATGGGATACGCAGAGAGTGAAGATCACTTTCTGTGCTCCCCATCCCCCACTACCAGTGGTGTCGCAGCGGAGGGGTGGTGCGCCCCGGGTTCCATGTCTGCAGGGGTGACAAGAAGTCACCCTGTGGGGGCTCTCGACAGTACGAGCAGCCATCACGCCAccacagccgcatgtggaggatcctctgtCCGCGGCTGTAGCAGCGATGGAGGGATCCTGCCACCGTCCGTATGGAGCTGGAGCGGCACCGGCAGCAAACCACTATACAGCGCATGCGCCATACGTAGCGAAGCCGCACATGCGCCCTACATAGCGAcatccgccccgggtgtcacaacgccttcctttgcccctgcccACCACCACTGGGTGAGCACTGGTGCAGCAGGCGGGGGCAGGACGCATCATGTGatgccaggccccctcaatggggggcaagttggcacccctgcttctaAGCTTCCTTGCCTTGCTTCTGTGTTGCCAGAAGCAACTGGCTGACTGCTGTTGGAAATTAGGACACTGAATGATGTTTGTATGAGATTATTCTAACATATGGGTCTTTGCAGGTGGTTACGGACAATTTCTAtcattttgtttttgaataaaCAAGATATGCTGGCTGAAAAAGTCTTGGCAGGGAAGTCTAAAATTGAAGATTATTTTCCTGAATTCACACGTTACACTGTACCTGAAGATGGTGAGTTTCTTATCTGCATTGTGATTAAGTAGCTAGGGTAATTTTTGGTTTCCTTTAATGTCATGCATAAATTCTTTAAATAAAGCTAtgtcacacatatatatatcaaagcAAATATATCAACGCAGAGGTTAAGATATATTTTGTTCCAAGTAACACTAATAAACCTTTAGACAACTAATAGGCTGGTTAGTTTAGATGGAAGTGTGGCCTTGGCTTGGCAGTCACCTAAGAGAGGAAaaccagcaaggaaggaggaaagagtggTGAAAAATTCCAGCAATTGGGCTGAGCTGCAAACTATCCTCAGAACTAGTGGGTTCTCAGTAGCACCCACTACTTCTGCCGCAGCAGGTCTGAGCAGAAGATCTGACAAGATACACCAGTCTCCTCTGCAGCTCTGACAGTCACCATGGTCATGATGGAAGCAATTAACAGCTGCTGCCTCAGACAACCTTTTTGGCAAaccccttcctcttcccaaaCTTGAAGAGCTCAGAAAGGTAGTTCTTTCTTGACTTTGCTTGCAGTTTCAGAGGGCCATAGTTCTATATTGCAacaggttccagattcaatcacTAATATCTGAAGGCAGGACTAGAAAAACTCCTCTGTCTGAAGCTTTGGATAACTGCTGCCGGTCAATGAAGACAATACTGACATGGACAAATAGCTTTCCATATCCCCACATTTCAGAATGCCTCTGCAGGTCAATGAAGGTCAGTACAATATCAGAAACAAGTCCCAGCACCTCCCTCAGAGGTAGGGTGGGGCCACTGGCAGGCACAAATTTTGGCTGACTACCAAGGTCAGATTTGTAGATCCCTGCCCTTGTGGAGCCTTGCTAACAATCCTCTACTCTCCCACAATATCTTTAGCACTGTTCCTTCAGAGCCCTTCTATAGTCTCCCTTTGCCTCAGTAAGTTTTTAATCTCATTTTCTACCTAATTTTTGTTCATGTTTCTTTCTCAGTCCCTTACCCGCTTTTCCCTCTTTCATTAGCCTTCTTGCTTCTGGACTTCCTGCCCTTTAGGTTTTTAATTTCCAGATTCTTTTCCCAAACTCCACCAGACAAAGTAACAAATACTCAAGAGAAGCTAGACTGAAAGATGCTTAGCTCCTTGAACTACTGAGCATTCCATGTGACTACACCAGATAAGAATCATGTATGAAGGTTTCATTCCCACAACCAAAATGTATATAGAGCAAATCCTCTATCTTATTTAAATGTTAATGTGTTGTGTATTATTCTTCCTTATCTCAGACAACTGTTGCTTTGTTGAGCAATTCCTTTCTTCCAACTCCTCACCATATTGCGTTGTGTTAGGTGCACTGGTCCGTTAGGGCACTTCCCCACCAAACCTACCTTGATGCCAAGCCCTCTTACCCTGTTCATAACCACCCTAAAGgctgcctgcttcctcctcctccttcagacTCATTTTGCCCTtaaagaactcagcagggaggcaaACCAATACAAATGTCTCTACCTGCCCTTGGCTCTGTCTCCACCTACTATTGGCCCAATGAGCACCAGTCACCACTGGTTAGATGGTAATCAAGAGAGCATTTGCCCACATGGGAATATTTTAGCTGATGTATATTACAATGATGACAGTATAAAGTTGTAGATAATGATGTACCTAAATGTTACTATTGCAAGGAATGTTGCTGTTAAGGGACTTCTGGGGATTAAGTGTGTGAAATGAGGTTAGTTTTATTTAAGTTAATAAATGTTCTTTACATTTGACAGTATTGGCCATAAAATTGTACTGATACATAAAAGGCAGTAAATTGTCCATGCTTATCTAATCTGCCTTAACCatgctttccttttttatatcTGCATGTCATTACTATTTATTTAATGTTCCTAACAGCAACGCCAGATGCAGGAGAAGACCCCAAAGTTACAAGAGCAAAGTTTTTTATCCGGGATGAATTTTTAGTAAGTGACACTTTAAAAAACATGGACTGGCTGTGTTAATTTACTGTTGATAAACTCATCTGACCAGAAAGGAGTTTTAGTATAATCTTTGAACGTTATAGAAAATGTGTAACATCTTGAAATCCAGCTGTTATTTAAACATTAATCAACAATGTCCCCGTTTTATAAATCAGGAAAACATGCCTGATTTATAAAACATGCCTGGTCATAGAAGAATGATTTTGTCTTCTATCTGGTATTCCTTTTAGAATGGATTTCCTTTCACCTCCAGCCCATTTGTGTGAACCAGATAGCTAAGATTAATGCATGTAACCCTCTGGTTTTagattggacacacacacacaaactttgccCTCTCCAGGTCTGCTTTCCACTTCTCAAAGCAGCACTTTGTTGTGTTGATAGCTGTCCAATGGCAGGTACACTTTGTGCCTTTCGCGTCTTGAGTCTGTATTGGTTTTCTTCCCCCTGCAGAGAATAAGCACGGCGACTGGAGATGGAAAGCATTACTGCTACCCCCACTTTACATGTGCAGTTGACACAGAAAACATCCGCAGAGTGTTCAACGACTGTAGAGACATCATTCAGAGAATGCACCTTCGGCAGTATGAACTATTGTAATTGAGAACACCATGGAGCCTGTGGTTTTAAACATCATCTTTTTTTCAGACTTCCTCATGTGAAGTAGAGGGAGATGCTATATAGATACACGTCTGCCTCCTCGGTTTGTTTACTTTGATTAGCCTTTCAACCCAGTTCATGCTTTATGGGACGAtgtgtgtgctttatttttaTATGCCACTTCTGTGTCATTCCACTAAGGCCTTTGGCTACCTCTGTTTCCTTAGGTTTCGTtgcatctttgttttgtttttaattggacatAGCCTGCtagtttcccccccaccccagcaggcTTGTTCAAGGTGGTATCTGCTAGTTGGGCGACACCATGTCATACTTGCAGTGTGCATGGGTTTCCTTTCTACCGTGACGCTGAAGAGTACTTGATagattgggtggggggagaataatGCACTTTGTTTTAGGGTTGTGAAATACTGTTGAGGATATATACATGCGTGATGTAGCAGCACCACAATATTAGTCACAGTTTTTAACATAACTGAGTTGCAGGTCAGCTGACAAAGGTGACCTCCTCTTCTAAGCCATTATTGGCACAGGAAATAGACTAGATAGTGAGGCACAGGGAAGATGAGCAATTTTTCTGGAGGTTTGGAGCTAAGAGTCTCTACGCACCTCAGGCATTTGAATTCAGAGCTACTTTTTCAGACTATTTGCATCTTGGCAGAAAATTCACCCTCACTTTTGTTTCTTCTGTCCACAAATGATCCAACTACTTTAGATCATTTTTGGACAACAGTCttctccctatatatatataatatatatatatatataatatatatattatttttgttttacttctggtttattattatattgtacaGACTGTAAAGTGTAATATTATTTTGTACAATTTTATTGAAGATAAATACTTGTAGAAGATCTTTGTGCCTTGATTATGGCTGTACCTGTAAAACGAGCTAAGATGTAAGTATGTTTTTGATTGCGCTGTACAGCTTGATGTCAACTTTACCTGCAGCAGTGACTGAAGGTAAAAAACTTCTCTGTAGAGTTTAGGGTTTTTCTGGTTTATATAAAAAGAAATGCTCTTTagtataaaaaaattataaattatgcaaatttaaGTCATATACCTTTGAAAGTAAGTTATTACTGCCACCAGATGTTGCAGCAAATATGCCTTTCTCAGTCTTAGCTTTAAAACACTGAAATTGATTCAAGTGTCCAAATTGCAACCTGGTGTTTTCATGGAAACCAAGGATTTtgttttacctttaaaaaaacacctatgtTCAGTAATTCTTTGGTCATTCATAGCCAATTTCACAATTGCACAGATTGTGAATGTGTAGAAGCACCATTAGATAAAGGCTCTTTAATCTCTGTTGCAACAGCCGCTTTCATTGTGCaaattggaagaaagaagaaaaggtttaACCCTTGTGTCTGGCCTAAGAGAATTACAAGATGACAATTTTATTTCTCTTAATAAAGAGACCTTAgaaaatggttttattttaaatattgtagAATCACAATGTGTGGATATTTCTCAAACTTGAATAATTTATGCAAATGACATTCACAAAATAAGTTGTGGTACAGTATAATATAAAAGCAAGAATTGCAGTAGCAATAAGGCATGTCCTTCTCAGTCCTATAACActgcttttatattttatacatAGGTGTTATGTCAGAGTACATAGTTTCCTGTGTCCAAGGTAACCTGTACAAACGTTTAAAATTTGTAATTGCAATAACAAAATTTAGAAGTGTTAGCCTACATACCTTCATAGATTATGTATCACTTGGATTATCTTCATCCTTTGCTTTAAATTTAAAGGCAAATTACTCTTTGAAATATTTTCAACCACCCAATGTGAATCAATTCTTAAAGGAGGATAGCATGTTTGTTGTTTATGTAAGCCCAGGCATTTTTTTCTGATAACTGGGCAGACATGTTGTGGTTTTAACTCTGCAGAGGGGTCACATTAGTAATCTTTCTAGGTACTGTATTTTCTAAGACCCTTTTCAACACTTTAGTTCGACTCTGAAACTGCTAGTTGGatatattttaatgatttttcaGTAATGCTAACCATGCATGTTTCCAAAATGTTAGAAAGACACAAGTGTTTAGGATCAAAGTACAAGATTCTGTCAACACCATTTCCCATAAAGTGCATCACTAATACCAAGCATCAGGCCTTTCACTCTTACTGCATTTGCCCATCatggtaaaccatagttaatagcTTACTTGTAACATAAAGATGGCTCCTGCCACAAAGTGAgcaggagaaacaaaccacagtccTGGCTTAGTGTAACATGTGGACTtgaggattgtggtttgtttcactaTGAACAGACCTTAGTTGGTAAGCCAAGAAATAAACCTTGACTTCCCtctgtggtttgtttgggagTAAAATAAACCAGTATCCTCAAGTTTACACaggggattgtggtttgttgctcccaTTCATGCTAGAGGAGAAATTTCTGCGTTTACTGTAAATCATTCGCTATGGTTTATTGCAATGAcgcactaggccaggcatccccaaactgtggccctccagatgttttggactacaattcccatcatccctgaccactggtcctgttagctagggatcatgggtgttgtaggccaaaacatctggagggccgcagtttggggatgtctgcactaGGCctatataaaaggggggggggagaaaggagctgcttgccttctattCCAGAGATTAATTTCAGCCAGACATCATAGCACGTGCCAGTGGGATACACATATTGCACACAGCTACTTCTACAGATCCAAGAGGTTTGTCCTCAATTTTCTGCCTGGTTAGCCAATCCTCTGCAAGCCTGTTAGGCAAGGGTTTTGATAATTGGCACACGACTGCCATCAAAAACTACATCTAACTTAAAACAAGGAGACTTGTCTGAGGCCAGTAAGCTACTTCTCCCAATAGCCCTTTTTTGTAATATCTTACTGTAAAATAACTCTACATCAAGGAAAAGAAGTACCACACCAGATGGTCTCGCAGCAATAACACTTTAAAATTATTTCCAATTAGAAAGACTGAGCCTCTAAGCAGCATAGGACACTAGTGCAGACACAAGAGGAGGCTTGTAGGACTTATAGTGTACAGTTACAAACTTTTAATATACATATTTGATACAAAAACTTTAGCAAGAAAATGATTCATTTGATTGTAGAATACAATATTTTTGTACAGCATGAAGCATTCAGTTAACTTACCCTGTAGTATAAGTCATATCAACTGTATAGGACTTTCTGTATGTAAAGGCAACCTGCCTTTGGGCTAGCAATTCAAGTACGCATTTGCTGGCATGAATGTAGTCTGATGGACTGTTCTTTAGCTTTGGTGTGTCAGTGACCGATTACAAGTGTCTGACTCttcatactgctttatatttagTGATTAAACGCTGAACAAAATGAAAAGGGGTAACGAGAGGGTAAAAGTGAGCTAGTACCAGGACCAAAAGCACAGCTCCTGCTGCACAGTAGATAGTAAGAACTGTGTTCTCGAATGGAAGAAAACACTTATAGAGAGAGAAGTCGGTTGGTGTTATACTGCcctgagaaagaaagggaaacggCATTTTATAAGATATGGGGCAAGTGGTTGGGAGCCTGTATGCTTTACAATTATACTAATGGTAGAGTTCAGTTTTTCTCATAGCATCAGTGCTCTCAACTGTCCTCTGGATAAGAGATGCAGACAGCTTTAAAACCTATGTTAGATATTCCATTTGTTAAGCACTGAGCTGCCTTGAGACTATTTTgtgccattttaaatatttttttcagtaaAGAACACAGCAGCTGCTATTTGGCTGGGCAGCTACTCAGGCCGCATAGCACCTACTGGCCCTGACCTGGGGAATGACTTCCACATAACTATGTAGGATTGCAGGCTAAATGTGCTTAATTGTGTTGGATGGTGGCCACTAAGTATGTGGGGTGACAAAGCATACGAGATAAAGCCAGATTAGTAATACTCTCggagtgcagggggagggagCACTGGTCTGCAGGTAATCTAGGCCAATAGTCAGACACCATCTATTCCTCAAACTGCTGAAAACATGATATTCTGAAGTAAACTGGATTATCTGGTAAGTAAACACTCTAAACAAAATTAGGGAGACAACATGCTTTCCAAGTACAACTGTTTTAACACTGTGTTACTTACTAAGTGATGAATAACTTTCATCTATGAACTAAAAATTGTAACCAATTTGCTGTCCCCCATGCAAAAGAGGCTGAAAAAGTAAACTTAGCACAGAACTGGTTTTTTGAAAAGAATGaatatttaaatgtgttttagaaCTGGGAAATTTTTTGTGCTTCAGGTTAATCTACTTAGAGTTGTAATCTAGGATACCCAAAGTAAGCAAACTGTGAATTAGGTTCATCTGATAGAATTTTGCTGCCCTATGAGATAGTACGTTTGCACTTTTGAAAGACAGAAGAACCATGCAGAAAAGATATGGTCCTGTGGATAAATCAGCTAAGCAAAAACAAGTCTTAATACTGTTTGTTGCAGACTACTGGTGATTGTTGCAGTCAAATTGTTTACACTGCATCCTCTTTATAGAAACATACTAAATATAGCTTGTATGTAGACATGTTTGTAAAACCTacaaaaaaaatactttgcacTATACAAGCAGGATGGCTACACAAGTATGTGCTTTATAAAGTGGGTGCTTTGTATTCAACTTAAGTGTACTtttggagaggatgggaggagctgttttgttttgcttttttacaggtaGCATCAGTCTGAGAAAATAGCTGATTGCTATGTTGATTTATATTATGAAAAATTATCTgacaaaataaaaactatttaaacttACCACTATGAAACTAGGATTGTTTCTGTTCCTCCAACTGAATGACGGAATACTGATTTCTGGGATTTTCCCATTATGCAACACTTCACAGGCACTGTGGGTGTGACCACTCAA from Zootoca vivipara chromosome 8, rZooViv1.1, whole genome shotgun sequence encodes:
- the GNAL gene encoding guanine nucleotide-binding protein G(olf) subunit alpha isoform X3, with protein sequence MRILHVNGFNSEEKKQKILDIRKNVKDAIVTIVSAMSTLIPPVPLANQENQFRADYIKSIAPLSDFDYTQEFFEHAKKLWDDEGVKACFERSNEYQLIDCAQYFLERIDSVSLIDYTPTDQDLLRCRVLTSGIFETRFQVDKVNFHMFDVGGQRDERRKWIQCFNDVTAIIFVVACSSYNMVIREDNNTNRLRESLDLFKSIWNNRWLRTISIILFLNKQDMLAEKVLAGKSKIEDYFPEFTRYTVPEDATPDAGEDPKVTRAKFFIRDEFLRISTATGDGKHYCYPHFTCAVDTENIRRVFNDCRDIIQRMHLRQYELL